The Mesorhizobium sp. AR02 genomic interval CATGTCTCGAAGCAAGCAAGACGCCACCCGCGCCAAGCAACCGGCGCTGGCCAGCCACTATCGCGCGATCGGCCCGGCCGCGATCGTCGCCGCCCTTCTGCACACCGCGAAGAAGAAGAAGCCTGCTCCGAAAATCGTATCGCCCCGCGCTGCCTGAAACAGTGTGCGGCCGGCGCCAAGGGCGCCGGGCATGAGGCGTATACGCCTCCAGATAGAAACTTCAGCTAGAACAACGTCATCTGACTGTCGTCCGCGCCAGGCTTCTGGCGCTTGACCTTCTCGGGCTCCGGCCCGATCTCGCCCCTCCGCTGAATCTCCGGACCGGTGTTGGCGACCTTGTTGACGAGGTCGGAGACAGGGATAGCCTCGAAGAAATCGAGTTGCGCCGGCCGCAACAGGTCGGCGACATCGCGCGGCTCGAGCGTGCGGCAATCCAGCCAGCGAGCGAAATCCCTGGGATCGATCACCACCGGCATGCGGTCATGGATATGGGCGATGTCGGCATTGGCGTTGACCGTCAGGATGGCGCCGGTGTCCATTTCCGAGCCGCCCGGCTCGGCATAGGTCTCGATCAGGCCGGCAAAGGCGACCAACCCACCATGCCTGGGTCTTATCCAGTAAGGTTGCCCCTTCTTGCCCCCGGCCTGCCGCCATTCATAGAAGCCCGACGCCGGCACCAGCGCGCGGCGATGGCGCATGGCGATTGCGCCTTCTGAGCGCGCATTGAACAGCAGTGGAAACTCCCTGGTGTCCTTGACCCAGGTGGGAATGAGCCCCCAGCGCACCAGCATCGGCTGCCGGTCGGGCAAATTGGAGCCAGGCGCGCGCGGCGCGCCGGCGGTCGCCATCAGCACCGGCTGCGTCGGCGCGATGTTGTAGCGCGCCGGGAAATCCTCAAGTCCCGCCACGTCCAGAAAGGCAGCCGTCTGATCCGGCGTCGCGGTCAAGGCAAAACGTCCGCACATGATCGATTGCTCCTGCCTTCGAATGGTTCCACCAGAAAGTGGCGATGGAACAGCCGCACTGCAACCGCTAAAGCTGTCCGGCAACGGCCGTCCACAGCGGGCTGCGGCGGTCGAACGGTTGGGAGCCATGAACGATACACGAAAGATACTGCCGGCGGTCTCGGTAGCCGTTGTACGTGGCGAGACGGTGCTCTTGGTCAAGCGGGCGCGGCAGCCCTCGCAGGGGCTCTACGCCTTTCCCGGCGGCAAGGTCGAGGCCGGCGAGACGCTGGAGGATGCCGCGAAGCGCGAGCTGCTGGAAGAGACCGGTTTGCATGCCGCCGGTTTCCGTCCGCTTCGGGAAATCCATATCGACGGCAGGGAAGACAGCCACCCGGTCGATTACCGCCTCACGGTCTTCGGCGCCGCCTATGCCGGCGGCGAGGCCGTGGCCAGCGACGATGCCGAGACAGCCGCCTTCTACACGCTGCGCGAGATGGCGGCGCTGCCGCTTGCCGGTTCGGTGTTCGCGGTGGCGGAAGATCTGCTTGGCCGACCTGTTGGCTTCCCTGAAAGCCGCTGAATTCTCCAACCGCCGCGCCGGAAACGCCTTGCAGGCGACAAATTGTTTGGCCACATAGACTTATGAGCCGCGCTTCTTTTCTTGTCGCTTTGTGCCTTGCCATCAGTACGGCCGTGGCCGTGCAGCCGGCGTTCACTGCCGAGTCACCGTTCGAGCCGGGGCTGATGCGGCTGGCGGAGATTTTGGGGTCGCTGCATTTCCTGCGCAATCTGTGCGGGGAGAAGGGCGATCAGTGGCGTGGCGAGATGGAGAAACTGCTCGATTCGGAAAATCCGGATCCGGAGCGTCGCGCCCGTTTCATCGCCAGCTTCAATCGCGGCTACCGCTCTTTCGGCGGCACCTATACACAGTGCACCGCTTCGGCCACCGAAGCCATCAGCCGCTACATGAAGGAAGGCGAGACGCTGTCGCGCGACATCGCCTCGCGCTATGGAAACTAGGCATCCGTCAACAGGTATTCGCACCGTCCCCGACGACGACGGCCATCTCAGACTTGTGCCGGTCCGTGTCTTGGTGCAATCCTGATGTTGCACTTCTGCAACAACGTTAATCAAACGTTACCTCAGGAATGCGGAATTAACTCAAACTGAAGGTTTTCGCCCCGCAGGCCGGCCTAATCGGCTAAGTTTGATCCGGGTTGAAACGCAGCTTCGCCAAACACAGCCGCCTCCTGTAAAAGACGATCAAAAAAATGTCGTATTTACAGATACTTACTTCGAGGCTGCGTGCAAACGGAACAGATCAAGCCTGATCCGCACTGATGGATCGCCGCTTGAAAGGGTGGACATCGCTTATGGAACATGCTGTCAACGACATCGACGCGCTGGTCAGGGAAGAAAAACGCCTGACTGCGGTGGAGAGCCACAGCGAGGCCTGGGCGGAGGGTCTGTCGGCCGGCATCGAGCCCGAGATCATTGCCGAAGCAGCACTCGAGACCGCATTCGGTGAAATGCTGCGCGCCAACGGCGAGACCTCGGCCCTTGCCCTGCTCGACCGCATGCGGGAGAAGGTGATTGCTGGCGCCTTCGAACCCGAGCGGCTGCGCCACTGAACCGTCATCCGGTTCTTTGACGATCGAGTGCCCGGGAGCAGGGAGATACGGGCAGTGAATTTTCCGATGTCAGGCAGGCCGAAGGGCCTGGTCCTTTGCATCCGCCCCGCTGCTTGCTGTGCCGCGATTGCCTTTGTGACTTGCCTGGCAAGCAGCCCGGCCTATGCGCTGAGCGAGATCAAACGCGAAGAGCTTCCCTTGCCTGTCACTCCGTCGACGGATGACGACGTTTCGTCGCCCGGCGGCGCGATTCCCATGCCTGACCCAGTGGGGACCCCGCCTTCGACCGGCCAGCAGCCGGCCGCTCCGGACGCTGCGGAGCCCGACAGTCCATCCGATGGCGGCACCAACAGGCCGCGCGTCGATCCCGAAACGCCGTTGCCGGAAGTCGTCTACGACCTCGGCAAGCTGCCCGAGCCCGTGCGGCGCATGCATGACCTGATCATCGAAGCCTGCAAGAGCGGCGACATCGAAAAGCTCCGACCCTTGATCGGCAAGGGCGACGCGATGACCCAGCTGTCGCTCGCCGACATCGACGGCGACGCCATCGCCTTCCTCAAAGGGCTGTCCGGCGACCCTGACGGCCAGGAGATCCTGGCCATACTGGAGGAAGTGCTCAGTGCCGGCTATGTCCATGTCGACGCTGGAACACCGCAGGAACTCTATGTCTGGCCGTATTTCTTCGCGCTGCCGCTGGACAAGCTCGACGCCAAGCAGCGGGTCGAACTGTTCAAGATCGTTACCGCCGGCGATTTCGACGACATGAAGCAGTTCGGCGCCTATATTTTCTATCGCGTCGGCATCACGCCCGCCGGGCAGTGGTCGTTTTTTGTAGCCGGCGATTGAGCGGCTTCCCCTCCCCAAGGGAGAGTAAGAAAGGCTAGGCGACAAGCGCCTCTGAAAACTCCACCGCCCTGCCCTGACTTGGCGTGACGATTTCACCCTCCCACATGATGCGGCGACCGCGAATGACGGTGCCGACCGGCCAGCCGGTCACTTCCTTGCCGTCATAGGGCGTCCAGCCGGCCTTCGAACCGGCCTGCGCATTGGTGATGGTCTCGCGCCGCTTCATGTCGACAATGGTGAAGTCGGCATCGTAGCCGGCGGCGATGCGGCCTTTTCTGGCCATGCCGAAGATGCGCTGCGGGCCGTGGCTGGACAGGTCGACAAAGCGCTGCAGGGTCAGCCGGCCAGCGTTGACGTGGTCGAGCATGATCGGCACCAGCGTCTGCACGCCGGTCATGCCCGAGGGCGAAGCCGGATAG includes:
- a CDS encoding SOS response-associated peptidase — translated: MCGRFALTATPDQTAAFLDVAGLEDFPARYNIAPTQPVLMATAGAPRAPGSNLPDRQPMLVRWGLIPTWVKDTREFPLLFNARSEGAIAMRHRRALVPASGFYEWRQAGGKKGQPYWIRPRHGGLVAFAGLIETYAEPGGSEMDTGAILTVNANADIAHIHDRMPVVIDPRDFARWLDCRTLEPRDVADLLRPAQLDFFEAIPVSDLVNKVANTGPEIQRRGEIGPEPEKVKRQKPGADDSQMTLF
- a CDS encoding TIGR02301 family protein; this encodes MSRASFLVALCLAISTAVAVQPAFTAESPFEPGLMRLAEILGSLHFLRNLCGEKGDQWRGEMEKLLDSENPDPERRARFIASFNRGYRSFGGTYTQCTASATEAISRYMKEGETLSRDIASRYGN
- a CDS encoding NUDIX hydrolase is translated as MNDTRKILPAVSVAVVRGETVLLVKRARQPSQGLYAFPGGKVEAGETLEDAAKRELLEETGLHAAGFRPLREIHIDGREDSHPVDYRLTVFGAAYAGGEAVASDDAETAAFYTLREMAALPLAGSVFAVAEDLLGRPVGFPESR